The sequence CACCCCGACGCGTTCTCCGCCCTCACCCTGGCCGGCACCCGCGCCGTCGCCCCCGGTCCTCCCGACGACGACCTCCCCGACCACGACCGGGCGACCATGGGCCGATTGTTCGCCCGCCCAATGCCGGACTGGACCGACCGGGAGGCGGTCGCGGAGTTCGCCGCCACCGGCGCGAGCATCCGCGGCGACGACCCCGCCGCCGCCCGCGCCACCGCCGCCCGCATCTGGGACCGCACCCCGGGCAGCGACCCGGCGGTCCACCTCGCCAACCAGCTGGGCACGGTCTTCGCCCGCCTCGACTGCCGACCCCGCTGGCGCGAGCGCCTGCCCACGCTCGACCTCCCCACCCTGGTCGTCCACGGCCGCCACGACCCGCTCTTCCCCCTCGGCAACGGCGCGGCCCTCGCCCACGAGATCCCAGACGCCCGACTGCTCGTCCTCGACCACGCCGCGATCGCGATCCCCGACGCGGCGGTCGACGAGGTCGCCGCCGCGATGCTCGCCCTCGAACGGACACTCCCGTCCGGACGGCGGCTCGGGACGGGCGGGCGGCGCACGGGCTGACGGGCCGGTTCTCCGGCGCCTGCTCTCGGCGCCGCCGCGGACCGCGGCGGCGCCGACCTGCTCAAGGTGTCAGGTCGCAAACGGGGGGTGGAGCGGGGAAGGGCCCGGGCCGGGGACCCGCCGGACGGCTGTGGTGATCGACACCGGCCCCGACCCGGAAGAATGGGCCGGGTGACCAGCACCCAGCCCCTCCCCCGCGGCCTCACCGCCCTGATCCCCGACGCCCGAACCAGGGCCACGCCCGGTGAGCGCGCCGCCTCCCAGCTGCTCCACCTGCGCGAGGCCACCGTGCCGGTCCCGCTCCTCGCCGCGGCCGCCGAGCTGATCACGCCCCAGCTGAAGGACCCCGACCCGGCCACCCAGGAGGCGGCCGCGGCGGTCCACGCGCTCCTCCTCGCCGCCATCGAGGGCGCCGCCCCCGACCGGTAGCCCGCACGTTCCGGCGGGCCCCGGGTCGGAACCCCTACGGCACGGGAGCGGGGCCCGCGGACGGTGGCAGCAGGCAGGGGGTGATGACGCTCAGGTACATACGGTCCCCGGTACCGGTAGTGGAGGCAGTGGCCGAGTAGCGGCTGCTGGGGTGGAAGGCCCTCGTCGGGGTGCGGGGAGGACGGGTCCCGACGAAGCTCTCGCAATTCTCAGGCGCTCTCGCAGTGGCGGCCCGCCGCGGCGAGGGCGCTGCGCCGGATGAGGCCGACACCCGGGCGGATCAGGAGCCAGTACGCCGCGAACCGTCGCCTCGCGCGCGCGTCGGTCCCCTGGATCCGGGTCTCCGTCACCAGCCGCGAGCCGCTGCCGTGGGCGAACACCTCGTGCGAGATGACCGCCTTCGCCCAGCCCGGCTCGGCGAACGCGGCGAACGCCGCGCCGTCCCCCGGTCGCGCCGGCTCCCGCGGCACCGGGCTCCAGAACCGCGCGACCCGGCCGAGCACCAGGGCCCGCCCCGGCTCGTCGGCCAGGGTCACCCAGCGGTCGTCCCTGCGGAACAGCTCCGCCAGGGGCACCGAGCGGTCCAGCAGGTCGGGGCCCGTGTTCCGCAGGCGCGAGGGCAGCGTCCGCAGTGCCAGCAGCATCCGGGGCAGCGGAAGGTCGGCCAGCGTCACCCTCTGCAGCGCCGCCCAGACCTCCTCCGGCGGCGCCGCCAGAGTGATCCCGTGAACCGCTCGGTGCCCGTACACGGGCAGGAACCGATCCAGCGTCTCGTCCATGGGGAACAGGCCTTTCCGAAGTCCGGAGCCGAGTACGGGGCCCGGTGTCCGGCGCTGCGGACCCGGTCGTCCACCCGGCCGGCCGGGTGAACGCACCCCCATCGCCAGCATGGCCCGCCGCATCCCCAACCACCAGACCCGGCAGCGGAGTTGCCGGAACCGGACACCGGCAGGCCCGGTGGGCGGGATGCGCCGGACGAACGGGGCGATGTGGTGTGGTGTGGTCGTGCGGGATCCGGGCAGACGCCGGGAGTCCTACCGGCGCGAGGGAAGGAGTTCGCCATGTCCGACCCGGTGGAGGGAGCGGGGCGAGAGGTGCGGCAACGGCCGCCCGCCCAGGACCGCCCCGGCGACGGGGTCGTCGAGACCGACGTCCCCGCGCGGCTGGACCGGCTGCCGTGGTCCCGCTGGCACTGGCGGATCGTGATCGGGCTGGGGACGGTCTGGATCCTCGACGGCCTCGAGGTCACGATCGTCGGCAACATGGCGGCCCGGCTCGCGGAGAGCGGCAGCGGGATCACCATCACGACCACCCAGGTCACCACGATCGCCGCCGCCGTCTACGTCGCGGGGGCGTGCAGCGGCGCGCTGTTCTTCGGCTGGCTGACCGACCGGCTGGGCCGCAAGAAGCTCTTCATGATCACCCTGGCCGTGTACCTGGCGGCCACCGCCGTCACCGCGTTCTCGTGGTCCGCCTGGTTCTTCTTCCTCTGTCGCTTCTTCACCGGATTCGGCATCGGCGGCGAGTACGCGGCGATCAACTCCGCGATCGACGAGCTGATCCCGGCCCGGGTGCGCGGCCGGATCGATCTGGTGATCAACGGCAGCTTCTGGATCGGCGCGGCGATCGGCGCCTTCGCCTCGATCGCCCTGCTGAACACCGCCCTGTTCGCGACCGAC comes from Streptomyces sp. TLI_053 and encodes:
- a CDS encoding alpha/beta hydrolase, translating into MATVAVNGTVLGIESFGDHDAPLLLLAGGPTMLSWPDALCERLAAGGRRVVRYDLRDSGESATVDPQAPAYTLRDLAADAAALARALGAAPAHLAGNGVGGMVAQVAALDHPDAFSALTLAGTRAVAPGPPDDDLPDHDRATMGRLFARPMPDWTDREAVAEFAATGASIRGDDPAAARATAARIWDRTPGSDPAVHLANQLGTVFARLDCRPRWRERLPTLDLPTLVVHGRHDPLFPLGNGAALAHEIPDARLLVLDHAAIAIPDAAVDEVAAAMLALERTLPSGRRLGTGGRRTG